One genomic segment of Salinigranum rubrum includes these proteins:
- the mutS gene encoding DNA mismatch repair protein MutS yields MPQGIVGEFLSLKEETDADLLAMQCGDFYEFFADDAETVGRELDLKVSQKSSHGSSYPMAGVPLDDLTPYLKALVERGYRVAVAEQYETDGGHAREVTRVVTPGTLLETSREDAQYLASVVREGDRYGLAFADVTTGQFLVTSVEGADAAGSELYRFDPVELLPGPEVRSDDAFLRRVRDQGVKLTTFETEAFAPGRARHALREQFGDAAESVGLGEGVTVRAAGAVLAYVTETNAGVTASMTRLRTYEPTDHLTLDATTQRNLELTETMHGDRSGSLVDAIDHTVTSAGGRLLREWVTRPRRDRDEIERRLDCVEALATHALARERLRDTLDGAYDLERLASRAAGGRADASDLLSIRDTLALLPSLAEAIEESALANSPLAEVVGRPDREAARDLHGELDAALADDPPKTVTQGELLRKGYDDELDELIERHAEIREWLDSLAAREKREHGLSHVTVDRNRTDGYYIQVGKSVADQVPEHYREIKTLKNSKRFVTDELEEREREVLRIEEARADLEYELFCELRTRIGERAELLQDVGRVLAEVDALVSLATHAAGQDWTRPTLTEPGPIEIEAGRHPVVEQTTEFVPNDLYMGGGVAASRERAGGHANEERDFLIVTGPNMSGKSTYMRQAALITLLAQVGSFVPARSARVGVVDGIFTRVGALDELAQGRSTFMVEMQELSNILHSATDESLVILDEVGRGTATYDGISIAWAATEYLHNEIRCKTLFATHYHELTSLAEHLPRVANVHVAAEERDGDVTFLRTVEEGATDRSYGIHVADLAGVPQPVVARASEVLDRLREEKAIEAKGGSSGAPVQAVFDLGSGQFAAEGGSGRTTETTEATATEEAASDGGGLDPELEAVLDELRGTDVNDTSPLELMGRVQEWQRRLDTE; encoded by the coding sequence ATGCCGCAAGGGATCGTCGGCGAGTTTCTCTCGCTGAAGGAGGAGACGGACGCGGACCTGTTGGCGATGCAGTGCGGCGACTTCTACGAGTTCTTCGCCGACGACGCCGAGACCGTGGGTCGGGAACTGGATCTGAAGGTCTCACAGAAGTCCTCTCACGGGTCGTCGTATCCGATGGCCGGCGTCCCGCTCGACGACCTCACGCCCTACCTGAAGGCGCTCGTCGAGCGCGGGTACCGGGTCGCCGTCGCGGAGCAGTACGAGACCGACGGCGGTCACGCCCGCGAGGTGACGCGCGTCGTCACGCCCGGGACCCTGCTGGAAACCTCTCGGGAGGACGCCCAGTACCTCGCGAGCGTCGTCCGCGAGGGCGACCGCTACGGGCTGGCGTTCGCGGACGTCACGACCGGCCAGTTCCTCGTGACGAGCGTCGAGGGTGCCGACGCGGCGGGGTCGGAGCTGTACCGCTTCGACCCCGTCGAACTCCTCCCCGGACCCGAGGTCAGAAGCGACGACGCGTTCCTCCGGCGCGTCCGCGACCAGGGAGTGAAGCTCACCACGTTCGAGACGGAGGCGTTCGCCCCCGGGCGGGCGCGACACGCCCTCCGCGAACAGTTCGGCGACGCCGCCGAGAGCGTCGGTCTCGGCGAGGGGGTGACCGTGAGGGCCGCCGGGGCCGTGCTCGCGTACGTCACCGAGACGAACGCGGGCGTGACGGCGTCGATGACGCGCCTTCGAACCTACGAACCGACCGACCACCTGACGCTCGACGCGACGACGCAGCGGAACCTCGAACTCACGGAGACGATGCACGGCGACCGCTCGGGGTCGCTCGTCGACGCCATCGACCACACCGTGACGAGCGCCGGGGGTCGCCTCCTGCGAGAGTGGGTGACGCGCCCGCGGCGGGACAGAGACGAAATCGAGCGACGGCTGGACTGCGTCGAGGCGCTCGCCACCCACGCGCTGGCCCGCGAGCGTCTCAGAGACACGCTCGACGGCGCCTACGACCTCGAACGGCTGGCCTCCCGTGCCGCGGGCGGGCGAGCCGACGCGTCGGACCTCCTCTCGATCCGCGACACGCTCGCGTTGCTCCCCTCGCTCGCGGAGGCCATCGAGGAGTCGGCGCTCGCGAACTCCCCGCTCGCCGAGGTCGTCGGGCGTCCCGACCGCGAGGCCGCCCGCGACCTCCACGGCGAGTTGGACGCGGCGCTCGCCGACGACCCGCCGAAGACGGTGACGCAGGGTGAACTCCTCCGGAAGGGGTACGACGACGAACTGGACGAACTCATCGAGCGGCACGCCGAGATCCGAGAGTGGCTCGACTCGCTCGCCGCCCGGGAGAAACGCGAACACGGCCTCAGTCACGTCACCGTCGACCGGAACCGCACCGACGGGTACTACATCCAGGTCGGGAAGTCGGTGGCCGACCAGGTGCCGGAGCACTACCGGGAGATCAAGACGCTGAAGAACTCGAAGCGGTTCGTCACCGACGAGCTAGAGGAGAGAGAGCGGGAGGTCCTCCGAATCGAGGAGGCTCGCGCCGACCTGGAGTACGAACTGTTCTGCGAGCTTCGAACCCGCATCGGGGAGCGCGCCGAGTTGCTGCAGGACGTCGGGCGCGTGCTGGCGGAGGTGGACGCGCTCGTCTCGCTGGCGACTCACGCCGCCGGACAGGACTGGACGCGACCGACCCTCACCGAGCCTGGGCCCATCGAAATCGAGGCGGGACGACACCCGGTCGTCGAGCAGACGACGGAGTTCGTCCCGAACGACCTCTACATGGGCGGAGGGGTCGCCGCCAGCCGAGAGCGGGCGGGCGGGCACGCGAACGAGGAACGGGACTTCCTCATCGTCACCGGCCCGAACATGTCGGGCAAGTCGACGTACATGCGGCAGGCGGCGCTCATCACGCTGCTCGCACAGGTCGGGAGTTTCGTTCCGGCCCGGTCGGCACGGGTCGGCGTCGTCGACGGCATCTTCACCAGAGTGGGCGCGCTCGACGAACTCGCGCAGGGCCGGTCGACGTTCATGGTGGAGATGCAGGAGCTCTCGAACATCCTACACTCCGCGACCGACGAGTCGCTCGTCATCCTCGACGAGGTGGGGAGGGGGACGGCGACGTACGACGGTATCTCCATCGCCTGGGCCGCCACCGAGTACCTCCACAACGAGATCAGGTGTAAAACGCTGTTCGCGACCCACTACCACGAACTCACTTCTCTAGCTGAGCACCTCCCGCGGGTGGCGAACGTCCACGTCGCCGCCGAGGAGCGCGACGGCGACGTGACGTTCCTCCGAACCGTCGAGGAGGGTGCGACCGACCGCTCGTACGGGATTCACGTCGCCGACCTCGCCGGTGTCCCGCAGCCAGTGGTCGCCAGAGCGTCGGAGGTACTCGACCGTCTCCGCGAGGAGAAAGCCATCGAGGCGAAGGGCGGGTC